A single region of the Enterococcus mundtii genome encodes:
- a CDS encoding YitT family protein, whose translation MKQVKFLLDLCGIIFGAALYGLAVTGINLPSKLADGGVTGIALLLNHLFGFAPSITSLIINLPLLLISLFIFGKHAFIRTIVGTFSLVFFLHVWENLNVHFAVGNLLVNSLMTGILSGIGCGLVFRFGGSTGGTDIVYQAIEKYYHVNIGKSLFVITFGILVVSLLYLDFTHFAYTLLSCSILSYTLNKVKYFRFANPFKKITAPSPTVNQLEPVEDSYID comes from the coding sequence ATGAAACAAGTAAAATTTTTATTAGACTTATGTGGAATTATTTTTGGGGCTGCTCTTTATGGATTAGCGGTAACCGGAATCAATCTCCCTTCAAAATTAGCTGACGGTGGTGTCACAGGAATTGCTCTTTTACTTAATCATTTATTTGGCTTTGCGCCTTCCATCACCTCACTGATCATAAATTTACCTTTATTGCTGATTTCCTTGTTTATTTTTGGAAAACATGCATTTATTCGAACGATCGTCGGAACATTTTCTCTGGTCTTCTTCTTGCATGTATGGGAAAATTTAAATGTCCACTTTGCTGTTGGAAATCTTTTAGTGAATAGTCTAATGACTGGCATTCTTTCGGGAATCGGTTGTGGCTTAGTTTTTCGTTTTGGGGGCAGCACTGGCGGAACCGATATCGTTTATCAAGCAATTGAAAAATATTATCATGTGAATATCGGGAAAAGTCTATTTGTTATCACGTTTGGGATTTTAGTTGTGTCTTTGTTGTATTTGGATTTTACGCATTTTGCCTATACTCTTTTGAGTTGCTCAATTTTATCTTATACATTGAATAAAGTGAAGTACTTCCGCTTCGCTAATCCTTTCAAAAAAATCACAGCTCCATCCCCAACAGTCAATCAATTAGAACCTGTGGAAGATTCATATATAGATTGA